The stretch of DNA AGCTCGCTCTCCTTCAACGCAACCATCGCATAGGTGCGCCCATCCTCATCGCTAAACTCGACCTCGAAGACACCAGGAGCCAAGACTTCAACGACCGTGCCGACTTGACCCGCAATCAAATCATGTTCGCCGCAATCGTGAAGCAATGCGACTACATCAAGAAGCTGAATTGCATCCTCCATTCTCTTTAAGGGTGAATAAAACAGGATGTGAGTCGAGGATTATTCTCGTTTTTCCGAACGATCCAAAGCGTCCGGATGCGCCCCACTCTCTCATTTAACCTGATCTGAAGATCCACATGAAAGCGACTTCCATACCGATCTTTTCCGTCAAACTCCCACTCTGCTCCCGAAAGGCTCTTACGAATCGCAGCCTCAAGGAGTGACCAGTCATCTTGCGAAATCCCAAGCACGGTTTCAAAGACCCGAGCCTTGTGCTTACCACGGGGATGGTTCGGAGACAGGCAATAAGTCCCGAAGTTTCGCTGGGTCGACTACTGTGTTTTGTGGATCAAAATCCGGCATCGATCAATCGGTGAAACGGAGTCAGTCTACGATTTTCCATGGGGAGTCCGTTTTCGCCATAGATGAAAGGGCGGGACGGAATTCGAACCACTTTCAAGCGGGAGGGACTCAAAAGACGTCACGTCTTGATTTTTGACTATGGGTTGGACGGGAAGC from Puniceicoccus vermicola encodes:
- a CDS encoding DUF6883 domain-containing protein, with the protein product MSPNHPRGKHKARVFETVLGISQDDWSLLEAAIRKSLSGAEWEFDGKDRYGSRFHVDLQIRLNERVGRIRTLWIVRKNENNPRLTSCFIHP
- a CDS encoding DUF4926 domain-containing protein — encoded protein: MEDAIQLLDVVALLHDCGEHDLIAGQVGTVVEVLAPGVFEVEFSDEDGRTYAMVALKESELMELHYSPVAA